From a region of the Janthinobacterium sp. 61 genome:
- a CDS encoding phosphoglycolate phosphatase, with the protein MQAGTVKDHVLAGVRAAIIDLDGTMLDTVPDFHVAINGMRAELDLAPISADAIKLMVGKGSENLIRTVLALDFDAAGVEQRFEQAMEAYQRHYLAINGQFSTLYPDVEAGLAAMKAAGLRLACVTNKPIAFALPLLKQKNLAQYFEIVYGGDSLPKKKPHPMPLLQVCADFDLAPAKVVAIGDSSNDAQAARAAACPVLTVPYGYNHGHSIHDTDSDGIVNTLLEAAHFISMHNRPAY; encoded by the coding sequence ATGCAAGCGGGCACGGTGAAAGACCACGTACTGGCCGGCGTGCGCGCCGCCATCATCGACCTCGATGGCACGATGCTCGACACCGTGCCCGATTTTCATGTCGCCATCAATGGCATGCGCGCGGAACTGGATCTGGCGCCCATCAGCGCCGACGCCATCAAACTGATGGTGGGCAAGGGCTCGGAAAACCTGATCCGCACCGTGCTGGCGCTCGACTTCGATGCGGCCGGCGTGGAACAGCGTTTCGAGCAGGCGATGGAGGCTTACCAGCGCCACTACCTGGCCATCAATGGCCAGTTCAGCACCCTGTATCCGGACGTGGAAGCAGGGCTGGCGGCAATGAAGGCGGCGGGCCTGCGCCTGGCCTGCGTCACCAACAAGCCGATCGCCTTCGCCCTGCCCCTGCTGAAGCAGAAAAACCTGGCACAGTATTTCGAGATCGTCTACGGGGGCGATTCGCTGCCGAAGAAAAAACCACACCCCATGCCACTGCTGCAAGTGTGCGCGGACTTCGATCTGGCGCCCGCCAAAGTGGTGGCCATCGGCGACTCCTCGAATGACGCGCAAGCGGCACGGGCTGCGGCTTGCCCCGTCTTGACCGTACCGTATGGTTACAACCACGGACACTCTATACACGACACCGATTCCGATGGTATAGTAAATACGCTGCTCGAAGCAGCGCATTTTATAAGCATGCACAACAGACCAGCATACTGA
- the rpe gene encoding ribulose-phosphate 3-epimerase: MTTFRIAPSILSADFARLGEEVRNVVTAGADIIHFDVMDNHYVPNLTIGPLVCEAIRPHVQVPIDVHLMVKPVDRIIPDFAKAGANIITFHPEASDHVDRSLQLIRDNGCKSGLVFNPGTPLHYLEHVMDKIDIILIMSVNPGFGGQSFIPQALKKIADARRMIDESGRDIMLEVDGGIKIDNIAAAAAAGADTFVAGSAIFGKPDYKAVIDAMRAELVKVKGA; the protein is encoded by the coding sequence ATGACAACATTCCGTATCGCTCCCAGCATCCTGTCCGCCGACTTTGCCCGTCTGGGCGAAGAAGTGCGCAACGTCGTTACCGCCGGCGCCGACATCATCCACTTCGACGTGATGGATAACCATTATGTGCCGAACCTGACCATCGGCCCGCTGGTGTGCGAGGCTATCCGCCCGCACGTGCAAGTACCCATCGATGTGCACCTGATGGTGAAGCCTGTCGATCGCATTATCCCGGATTTCGCCAAGGCTGGCGCGAACATCATCACCTTCCATCCGGAAGCGTCGGATCACGTTGACCGTTCCTTGCAGCTGATCCGCGACAATGGCTGCAAATCGGGCCTGGTTTTCAACCCTGGCACGCCGCTGCACTACCTGGAACACGTGATGGACAAGATCGACATCATCCTGATCATGTCGGTCAACCCGGGCTTCGGCGGCCAGTCCTTCATTCCACAAGCGCTGAAGAAAATCGCAGACGCACGCCGCATGATCGACGAATCCGGACGTGACATCATGCTGGAAGTCGATGGCGGCATCAAGATCGACAACATCGCCGCTGCCGCCGCTGCCGGCGCCGACACCTTCGTCGCTGGTTCGGCCATCTTCGGCAAGCCTGACTACAAGGCAGTCATCGACGCCATGCGTGCCGAATTGGTAAAAGTGAAGGGCGCCTGA
- the apaG gene encoding Co2+/Mg2+ efflux protein ApaG: MATYEFTVTVKTQYLPEQSAPDQGRHVFSYTIRVVNTGTAGAQLISRHWVITDANNKVEEVRGLGAVGHQPLLQPGEQFEYTSGTMLGTPQGSMHGEYFCVAEDGHQFEAPIPEFVLSVPRTLH, translated from the coding sequence ATGGCGACTTATGAATTTACGGTAACGGTCAAGACGCAATATCTGCCCGAGCAATCGGCACCGGACCAGGGGCGGCACGTGTTCAGCTACACGATACGCGTCGTCAACACGGGCACAGCTGGCGCGCAGCTGATTTCGCGCCACTGGGTCATCACGGATGCGAACAACAAGGTGGAAGAGGTGCGCGGCCTGGGCGCCGTCGGCCACCAGCCGTTGCTGCAGCCGGGCGAGCAGTTCGAATACACGAGCGGTACCATGCTGGGTACGCCGCAAGGCTCGATGCACGGCGAATACTTTTGCGTGGCCGAGGATGGCCATCAATTCGAAGCGCCGATTCCCGAGTTCGTGCTGTCGGTGCCGCGCACCCTGCATTAA
- a CDS encoding murein transglycosylase A: MSACTTPPTPSAASSGKAPAIAPTVVKPVPAKPADAKDATDVAAPTFVPAKFAALPGWARDDMRAAWPAFMASCGVLVKRPDWKESCTIARQVNADSDKAIRLFFETFFVPNQVVTADGASTGLVTGYYEPLLHGARKRGGPYQTPLYKVPDDLVSVDLSGVYPELKNMRLRGKLVGKKVIPYATRADIERATSVTGKELLWVDDEVEAFFLQVQGSGRVQLTDTQETVRVAYADQNGHPYKSIGRYLVDKGELTLSQASAQGIKAWIAGHPTRKDELFNANPSYVFFKEERLPDPKVGPKGALGVPLTPQRSVAIDSRFLPLGAPVFLSTTQANSEIPMQRLVMAQDTGGAIRGPIRVDYFFGFGAEAAENAGRMKQSGAVWVLLPKQAPAR, encoded by the coding sequence TTGTCCGCATGCACCACGCCGCCCACGCCGTCCGCTGCCTCCAGCGGCAAGGCGCCCGCCATTGCTCCGACCGTCGTCAAGCCTGTACCTGCCAAGCCGGCGGATGCCAAGGATGCCACGGATGTGGCGGCGCCCACTTTTGTGCCCGCCAAGTTTGCCGCCTTGCCAGGTTGGGCCCGCGACGACATGCGCGCCGCCTGGCCAGCGTTCATGGCTTCGTGCGGGGTGCTGGTGAAACGCCCGGACTGGAAGGAGTCGTGCACGATTGCGCGCCAGGTGAATGCGGATAGCGACAAGGCCATCCGCCTGTTCTTCGAGACCTTCTTTGTGCCCAATCAAGTCGTTACCGCCGATGGCGCCAGTACCGGTTTGGTGACCGGCTATTACGAACCGCTGCTGCACGGGGCGCGCAAGCGCGGCGGTCCATATCAGACACCGCTGTACAAGGTGCCCGACGATCTGGTCTCGGTCGATTTGTCCGGCGTATATCCGGAATTGAAGAATATGCGCTTGCGCGGCAAGCTGGTCGGCAAGAAGGTGATACCGTATGCGACCCGTGCCGACATCGAGCGCGCCACGTCCGTCACGGGTAAGGAATTGCTGTGGGTGGATGACGAAGTCGAAGCGTTCTTCCTGCAGGTGCAGGGTTCCGGGCGCGTGCAGCTGACCGATACGCAGGAAACCGTGCGCGTGGCGTACGCGGACCAGAACGGTCACCCGTACAAATCGATCGGACGTTACCTGGTCGACAAGGGCGAGCTGACGCTGAGCCAGGCGTCCGCGCAGGGCATCAAGGCGTGGATCGCCGGCCATCCCACGCGCAAAGATGAATTGTTCAACGCTAACCCGAGCTATGTCTTCTTCAAGGAAGAGCGCCTGCCCGATCCCAAAGTGGGACCGAAGGGCGCATTGGGCGTGCCGTTGACGCCGCAGCGTTCGGTCGCCATCGATTCGCGCTTCCTGCCGCTGGGTGCGCCCGTGTTCCTGTCCACCACGCAAGCGAATAGCGAGATTCCCATGCAGCGCCTGGTGATGGCGCAGGATACGGGCGGCGCCATTCGCGGGCCCATCCGGGTCGATTACTTCTTTGGTTTCGGTGCGGAAGCGGCGGAGAATGCGGGCCGCATGAAGCAGAGCGGCGCCGTGTGGGTGTTGTTGCCGAAGCAGGCGCCGGCGCGCTGA
- a CDS encoding universal stress protein, which yields MFNTILFPTDGSPLSDKAAETALAFAQLNKAKLVTISVVQPFPFSPMADGGIVLDAGLYEQQMQESSQRAVDKIGEAARAVGVPFEGVVVVSPSPHEEIVNAAQTYHCDIILMASHGRKGLNKLFVGSETQKVLAHTQLPVMVLR from the coding sequence ATGTTTAACACCATCTTATTTCCCACCGACGGTTCGCCGCTGTCCGACAAAGCCGCCGAGACGGCCCTCGCCTTCGCTCAATTGAACAAGGCCAAGCTGGTTACCATCAGCGTGGTGCAGCCCTTCCCGTTCTCGCCGATGGCCGATGGCGGCATCGTGCTCGACGCCGGTTTGTACGAGCAACAAATGCAGGAATCATCGCAACGCGCCGTTGACAAGATCGGCGAAGCGGCACGCGCTGTCGGCGTGCCCTTCGAAGGCGTAGTCGTCGTCTCGCCCAGCCCACACGAGGAAATCGTCAATGCGGCGCAAACCTACCATTGCGACATCATCCTGATGGCCTCGCATGGCCGCAAAGGCTTGAACAAGCTGTTCGTGGGCAGCGAAACGCAAAAAGTACTGGCGCATACACAGCTGCCAGTCATGGTCCTGCGCTAA
- a CDS encoding MFS transporter, translating to MSPITFIEQRIFTSLFQYCARYLRGDGSVASVNFRRLWFSNGLNCFGAQITSLALPLCAVLLLHATPEQMGVLVALQALPFALFGLPVGVLLDRRSKHPIMLLSESMSGLALASVAVAYWCGVLSMPWLYIVGFIIGTGFVVGGGAEQVFLTFLVGRDGLIDAQSKFAATESASRLIGPGLAGVLVQVLSAPVAILCTACGYLVSVCNLRAMSVRDPRPAPSDKHALRDIADGLLFVWREPLLRALAWGAGIWHFLFYASMALTVLFATRDLGMSPGVLGMTQMLGGAGVLLSAFIVKPLTRRYGAGRTILIGLASTSVCFALTPTIPAALFGSTAASAVAYAVLMFFFDCGVMLFFIPYLGLRQKVTPDPMLGRMTSTMRFLTVATAPLGALAAGWVAQHFGVRNGLACIAAGGIALTIAMVWCTPLRSVRT from the coding sequence GTGAGCCCGATCACCTTTATCGAGCAGCGTATTTTCACCTCCCTCTTCCAGTACTGCGCCCGCTACCTGCGCGGCGACGGCAGCGTCGCCAGCGTCAATTTTCGCCGCCTATGGTTCAGCAACGGCCTCAATTGCTTCGGCGCCCAGATCACCTCGCTGGCCCTGCCCCTGTGCGCGGTGCTGCTACTGCATGCGACGCCGGAACAGATGGGGGTGCTGGTCGCCCTGCAGGCGCTGCCGTTCGCCCTCTTCGGCTTGCCCGTCGGCGTACTGCTGGACCGGCGCAGCAAGCACCCCATCATGCTGCTCAGCGAAAGCATGTCGGGCCTGGCCCTGGCCAGCGTGGCGGTCGCCTACTGGTGCGGCGTGCTGTCGATGCCGTGGTTATATATAGTGGGATTCATCATCGGCACGGGCTTTGTCGTCGGTGGCGGCGCCGAACAGGTTTTCCTGACCTTTTTGGTGGGCCGCGATGGCTTGATCGATGCGCAGTCGAAATTTGCCGCCACCGAATCGGCTTCGCGCCTGATCGGTCCCGGCCTGGCCGGCGTGCTGGTTCAGGTCTTGTCGGCGCCCGTCGCCATCCTGTGCACGGCTTGTGGCTATTTGGTTTCGGTCTGCAACCTGCGCGCCATGAGCGTGCGCGACCCGCGTCCCGCGCCGTCCGACAAGCACGCCCTGCGCGACATCGCTGACGGCTTGCTGTTTGTCTGGCGTGAACCACTGCTGCGCGCGCTGGCCTGGGGCGCCGGCATCTGGCACTTCCTGTTTTACGCCAGCATGGCTTTGACGGTGCTGTTCGCCACGCGCGACCTGGGCATGAGTCCTGGCGTGCTGGGCATGACGCAGATGCTCGGTGGCGCCGGCGTACTGCTCAGCGCCTTTATCGTCAAGCCGCTGACGCGCCGCTATGGCGCCGGCAGAACCATCCTGATCGGACTCGCTTCCACCTCCGTGTGCTTTGCCCTGACGCCCACCATCCCCGCCGCCTTGTTCGGCAGCACAGCCGCCAGCGCCGTGGCATATGCCGTGCTGATGTTCTTTTTTGATTGCGGCGTGATGCTGTTCTTTATTCCCTACCTGGGCTTGCGCCAGAAGGTTACGCCCGACCCCATGCTGGGCCGCATGACCTCGACCATGCGTTTCCTGACGGTGGCGACGGCGCCGCTGGGCGCGCTGGCTGCCGGCTGGGTAGCGCAACACTTTGGCGTGCGCAATGGCCTGGCGTGCATCGCGGCAGGCGGCATTGCACTGACCATCGCCATGGTGTGGTGCACGCCGCTGCGTAGCGTGCGCACCTGA
- a CDS encoding enoyl-CoA hydratase, with amino-acid sequence MQYEDLIIDIQDKVAVIRLNRPKALNALNDNMMNELGDALLKFDADDNIGCIVLTGSEKAFAAGADIAAMADYTYPDTFTQGYISRNWEHILRVRKPVVGAVAGYALGGGCELAMMCDFLIAADSAKFGQPEIKVGVTPGAGGTQRLPRAIGKAKAMDLLLTARTIDAVEAERIGLVSRVVPADKLLEEALAAAKTIAAMPTSVAMMIKDCVNRAFETTLTDGVAYERRLFQAAFGTPAQKEGMHAFLEKRLPNFDGL; translated from the coding sequence ATGCAATACGAAGACCTGATCATCGACATCCAGGACAAAGTGGCGGTCATCCGCCTGAATCGCCCGAAGGCGCTCAACGCCTTGAACGACAACATGATGAATGAGCTGGGCGACGCCCTGTTGAAGTTCGACGCGGATGACAATATCGGCTGTATCGTGCTCACGGGCAGCGAAAAGGCGTTTGCCGCTGGCGCCGACATCGCCGCCATGGCCGATTACACCTATCCGGACACCTTCACCCAGGGTTATATCAGCCGCAACTGGGAGCATATCTTGCGCGTGCGCAAACCCGTAGTGGGCGCCGTAGCGGGTTACGCACTCGGTGGCGGCTGCGAACTGGCCATGATGTGCGACTTCCTGATCGCTGCCGACAGCGCCAAATTTGGCCAGCCGGAAATCAAGGTGGGTGTCACGCCAGGTGCTGGCGGCACGCAGCGTCTGCCGCGCGCCATCGGCAAGGCCAAGGCCATGGATCTGCTGCTGACGGCACGCACCATCGATGCAGTGGAAGCGGAACGCATCGGCCTGGTATCGCGCGTGGTACCGGCCGATAAATTGCTGGAAGAAGCGCTGGCCGCTGCCAAGACCATCGCCGCCATGCCCACCTCGGTCGCCATGATGATCAAGGATTGCGTCAACCGCGCCTTTGAAACCACCCTGACTGATGGCGTTGCCTACGAGCGTCGCTTGTTCCAGGCCGCCTTTGGTACGCCCGCGCAAAAAGAAGGCATGCACGCTTTCTTGGAAAAGCGCTTGCCAAACTTCGACGGTCTTTGA
- a CDS encoding DUF1840 domain-containing protein: MLISFKSKSSPEVLMYQEHAQRILDILHKNPTRGVITPTEAGDALALLEKEVAESKLHPENDIEHDAHTPESLEDGETGTHARAQKVHFSQRAYPLMEMLRSAKAEGESITWGI; this comes from the coding sequence ATGTTGATCTCATTCAAATCCAAATCCTCCCCTGAAGTGCTGATGTACCAGGAACATGCCCAGCGTATCCTCGACATCCTGCACAAAAACCCCACCCGCGGCGTGATCACGCCGACGGAAGCGGGAGATGCCCTGGCCTTGCTGGAAAAGGAAGTCGCGGAAAGCAAACTGCATCCGGAGAACGACATCGAACACGATGCGCATACGCCTGAATCGCTGGAAGATGGCGAAACGGGCACCCATGCGCGCGCACAGAAAGTGCATTTTTCGCAGCGTGCCTACCCATTGATGGAAATGCTGCGCTCAGCCAAGGCGGAAGGTGAAAGCATCACCTGGGGCATCTAG
- a CDS encoding YifB family Mg chelatase-like AAA ATPase: MSLAVLKSRALAGMEAPEVSVEVHLANGLPSFTIVGLPDTEVKESRDRVRAALQNCGFDMPARRITANLAPADLPKESGRFDLPIALGILAASGQLPGDQLHHYEFAGELSLSGQLRPIRGALAMTFAMQRSQAGAPRAFILPQANAGEAALVSDACIYPAHSLLEVCAHFAAHASKTALQRHQPLLAAQVFAYPDFADVQGQQQARRALEVAAAGGHNVLMVGPPGAGKTMLASRFPGVLPPMSDEEALESAAVHSLSGHFKVEHWKRRPYRAPHQTASGVALVGGGNVPRPGEISLAHCGVLFLDEIAEFQRRVLDVLRQPMESGVISISRAARQAEFPARFQLIAAMNPCPCGYLGHASGRCRCTPDAVLRYHSRLSGPLLDRIDLQIEVAAMPPAALGRHAGAGESTQAIATRVAAAFALQLARQGKSNQRLSNVEIEQHCRLEPHGEQLLHGAMTRLHWSARTYHRVLRVARSIADLSDSSAITPPHVAEAIQYRRVLREI; this comes from the coding sequence ATGAGTCTGGCCGTCCTGAAAAGCCGCGCCCTGGCCGGCATGGAGGCACCCGAGGTAAGTGTCGAAGTCCACCTTGCCAATGGCTTGCCCTCCTTTACGATAGTCGGCCTGCCGGACACCGAAGTGAAGGAATCGCGCGACCGCGTCCGTGCCGCGCTGCAAAACTGTGGCTTTGACATGCCGGCGCGGCGCATTACGGCAAATCTGGCGCCTGCGGACCTGCCCAAGGAATCGGGCCGCTTCGACTTGCCCATTGCGCTGGGCATCCTGGCCGCCTCCGGCCAGTTGCCAGGCGACCAATTACACCATTACGAATTCGCGGGGGAACTGTCGCTATCGGGACAGCTCCGCCCCATCCGTGGCGCACTGGCCATGACCTTTGCCATGCAGCGCAGCCAGGCTGGCGCGCCACGCGCCTTCATCCTGCCGCAGGCGAACGCGGGCGAGGCGGCGCTGGTCAGTGATGCCTGCATCTATCCCGCCCACAGCCTGCTCGAGGTCTGCGCCCATTTTGCCGCGCATGCCAGCAAGACCGCCCTGCAGCGCCATCAGCCCTTGCTGGCAGCGCAGGTTTTTGCGTATCCCGACTTTGCTGACGTACAGGGGCAGCAGCAGGCGCGGCGCGCACTGGAGGTAGCGGCCGCAGGCGGCCATAACGTGCTGATGGTGGGGCCACCGGGCGCGGGCAAAACCATGCTGGCCAGCCGCTTCCCCGGCGTGCTGCCGCCCATGAGCGATGAAGAGGCGCTGGAATCGGCCGCCGTGCATTCCCTGAGCGGCCACTTCAAGGTGGAACACTGGAAACGTCGTCCCTATCGTGCCCCGCACCAGACGGCGTCCGGCGTGGCCCTGGTGGGTGGCGGCAACGTGCCGCGCCCGGGAGAAATCTCGCTGGCCCACTGCGGCGTGTTGTTTCTCGATGAAATCGCCGAATTCCAGCGCCGGGTACTCGATGTCTTGCGCCAGCCCATGGAATCGGGCGTCATCAGCATTTCGCGCGCGGCCCGCCAGGCCGAATTTCCTGCCCGCTTTCAGTTGATCGCCGCCATGAATCCCTGCCCATGCGGCTATCTGGGCCACGCTTCCGGCCGCTGCCGCTGCACACCGGACGCGGTGCTGCGCTATCACAGTCGCCTGTCCGGCCCGCTGCTCGACCGTATCGACTTGCAAATCGAAGTTGCCGCCATGCCGCCAGCGGCGCTGGGCAGGCACGCAGGCGCTGGCGAAAGCACGCAAGCCATCGCCACCCGGGTGGCGGCAGCCTTTGCCTTGCAGCTGGCACGCCAGGGAAAATCGAACCAGCGCCTGAGCAACGTGGAAATCGAACAGCATTGTCGCCTGGAGCCACATGGCGAACAGTTGCTGCATGGCGCCATGACGCGCCTGCACTGGTCGGCCCGCACCTACCACCGGGTACTGCGCGTGGCGCGCAGCATCGCGGATCTGTCGGACAGCTCCGCCATTACGCCGCCGCATGTCGCCGAAGCGATCCAGTACCGGCGCGTACTGCGTGAAATATAA
- a CDS encoding accessory factor UbiK family protein gives MDMNTFFNDLQGKIHQAIENSPAKDIEKNVKSMMTQGFARLDLVTREEFDIQAQVLAKTRAKLDALELRLIELETRLNDPKA, from the coding sequence ATGGACATGAATACCTTCTTTAACGACTTGCAAGGCAAGATCCATCAAGCCATCGAAAACTCGCCTGCCAAGGATATCGAGAAAAACGTGAAATCGATGATGACCCAGGGCTTCGCCCGTCTCGATCTCGTCACGCGCGAGGAATTCGATATCCAGGCACAAGTGCTGGCCAAGACCCGCGCCAAGCTGGACGCACTGGAATTGCGCCTGATCGAACTGGAAACGCGCCTGAACGACCCAAAGGCATAA
- a CDS encoding TorF family putative porin has product MKNLSKNMTLVAALTLAMTAVCGSAMAQDAVAAPAAAEAVPDNVVSYNVALTSDYRYRGISQSRLDPAISGGADYTHNPTGLYVGTWLSSIKWIKDGGGDTNLEWDIYGGKRGEISKDFTYDVGGLYYFYPSNGLSTNANTFELYGQLGYGPAYIKYSHSTTNLFGVADSKNSGYLDVGANIDVYEGYLLNLHVGRQKVEHNDALSYTDYKLGVTKDFGVATVALAYVKANITSLAPNGKNLAKSGLVLTVSKTF; this is encoded by the coding sequence ATGAAGAATCTGTCCAAGAACATGACTTTAGTAGCAGCGTTGACGCTGGCCATGACCGCCGTGTGCGGTAGCGCCATGGCCCAGGATGCAGTGGCAGCGCCTGCTGCGGCCGAAGCCGTACCTGATAACGTGGTGAGCTATAACGTGGCGCTGACCAGCGACTATCGTTACCGTGGGATCTCGCAAAGTCGACTCGATCCTGCCATCAGCGGTGGTGCCGACTACACCCACAATCCGACGGGCCTGTATGTAGGCACCTGGCTGTCGAGCATCAAATGGATCAAGGACGGCGGCGGCGATACCAACCTGGAATGGGATATCTACGGCGGCAAGCGTGGCGAGATCAGCAAGGACTTCACCTACGATGTGGGCGGCCTGTACTACTTCTATCCCTCGAATGGGCTGAGCACCAACGCGAACACCTTCGAGCTGTATGGCCAGCTCGGCTATGGTCCGGCCTACATCAAGTACTCGCACTCGACGACCAATCTGTTTGGCGTGGCTGACAGCAAGAACAGCGGCTACCTCGATGTGGGCGCGAATATCGATGTATACGAAGGTTATCTGCTGAACCTGCATGTGGGCCGTCAGAAGGTCGAGCACAACGATGCCCTCAGCTATACCGATTACAAGCTGGGTGTCACCAAGGATTTCGGCGTGGCAACAGTCGCCCTGGCCTACGTCAAAGCCAATATCACTTCGCTGGCGCCGAATGGCAAGAACCTGGCGAAATCCGGTCTCGTGCTGACCGTGTCCAAAACCTTTTAA
- a CDS encoding P-II family nitrogen regulator — MKMITAIIKPFKLDEVREALSAINVQGITVTEVKGFGRQKGHTELYRGAEYVVDFLPKTKIEAAVDDAIVDQAIEAIEGAARTGKIGDGKIFVYNLEQVIRIRTGETGNEAL; from the coding sequence ATGAAAATGATTACAGCAATCATTAAACCGTTCAAACTGGACGAAGTGCGCGAAGCCTTGTCGGCTATCAATGTGCAAGGCATTACCGTCACCGAAGTCAAAGGGTTTGGTCGCCAGAAAGGTCACACGGAACTCTACCGTGGCGCTGAGTATGTCGTCGATTTCTTGCCAAAAACTAAGATTGAAGCGGCCGTGGATGACGCCATTGTCGACCAGGCCATTGAAGCGATCGAAGGTGCCGCGCGTACCGGTAAAATCGGCGATGGCAAGATCTTCGTCTACAACCTGGAACAAGTCATCCGCATCCGTACCGGTGAAACCGGCAACGAAGCGCTCTAA
- a CDS encoding ammonium transporter, producing the protein MRKNITKLLAGIACLCAFGLATPSFADAPAKAEEATTTVVAAPAVTPVPDAAPAAAAPAPAAAAPAAAPVANKGDTSFMMISTLLVILMTIPGLALFYGGLVRSKNMLSVLMQVFMVFALVIVLWCIYGYSIAFTEKTAFFGGFDRLFLNGIWDPAKGTFAAAATFSKGVVIPEFVFVAFQGTFAAITCALIVGAFAERAKFAAVLAFVVLWFTFAYLPAAHMVWFWTGPDLITNAATSASEALKAGWIWQKGALDFAGGTVVHINAAVAGLVGAIMIGKRVGYGRESMAPHSLTMTMIGASLLWVGWFGFNAGSSLEAGDVAALAFVNTLLATAAATLSWVFGEWISKGKPSMLGGASGAVAGLVAITPAAGFVGPMGGLVIGLLAGVICLWGVNGLKRLIGADDSLDVFGVHGVGGILGALLTGVFAAPQLGGQGIFDYVTNKMSADPYSIGHQVWVQAQAVGTTIIWSAVVSLIAYKLVDIVIGLRVPEEEEREGLDITSHGEQAYHG; encoded by the coding sequence ATGCGTAAAAATATAACAAAATTGCTCGCTGGGATAGCCTGTCTGTGTGCTTTTGGCCTTGCCACGCCGAGCTTTGCCGATGCCCCCGCCAAGGCGGAAGAGGCCACGACTACTGTCGTCGCCGCTCCCGCCGTGACGCCGGTTCCTGACGCAGCGCCCGCAGCTGCCGCTCCGGCACCGGCAGCTGCCGCGCCAGCAGCTGCGCCCGTCGCCAACAAGGGCGATACCAGCTTCATGATGATCAGCACCTTGCTGGTGATTTTGATGACCATCCCCGGCCTGGCCCTGTTCTACGGCGGCCTGGTGCGGTCGAAGAACATGCTGTCGGTGCTGATGCAAGTGTTCATGGTGTTCGCGCTAGTGATCGTGCTGTGGTGTATTTATGGCTACTCGATCGCCTTCACGGAAAAAACCGCCTTCTTCGGTGGCTTCGACCGCCTGTTCCTGAACGGCATCTGGGATCCGGCCAAGGGCACGTTTGCCGCCGCCGCCACCTTCAGCAAGGGCGTCGTCATTCCCGAGTTCGTCTTCGTGGCTTTCCAGGGCACGTTTGCCGCCATCACGTGCGCACTGATCGTCGGCGCCTTTGCCGAGCGCGCAAAGTTTGCCGCGGTGCTGGCCTTCGTCGTGCTGTGGTTCACGTTCGCCTACCTGCCGGCCGCCCACATGGTGTGGTTCTGGACCGGTCCTGACCTGATCACGAATGCCGCCACCTCGGCCAGTGAAGCCCTGAAGGCTGGCTGGATCTGGCAAAAAGGCGCGCTGGACTTCGCCGGCGGCACCGTGGTGCACATCAATGCCGCTGTCGCCGGCCTGGTGGGTGCGATCATGATCGGCAAGCGCGTTGGCTACGGCCGTGAATCGATGGCGCCGCACTCGCTGACGATGACCATGATCGGCGCCTCCCTGTTGTGGGTGGGCTGGTTCGGTTTCAATGCCGGTTCCTCGCTGGAAGCGGGCGATGTGGCTGCCTTGGCCTTCGTCAACACACTGCTGGCAACTGCTGCCGCCACCCTGTCGTGGGTATTTGGCGAGTGGATCAGCAAAGGCAAGCCATCCATGCTCGGTGGCGCATCGGGCGCCGTTGCCGGCCTGGTGGCGATCACCCCGGCGGCCGGCTTTGTCGGCCCGATGGGCGGCCTGGTCATCGGCTTGCTGGCCGGTGTCATCTGCCTGTGGGGCGTGAACGGCTTGAAACGCCTGATCGGCGCCGACGATTCGCTCGACGTGTTTGGCGTGCATGGCGTGGGCGGCATCCTGGGTGCCTTGTTGACGGGTGTGTTTGCTGCACCACAACTGGGTGGTCAAGGCATCTTCGACTATGTCACCAACAAGATGTCGGCTGACCCGTATTCGATCGGACACCAGGTATGGGTGCAGGCGCAAGCGGTCGGCACCACCATCATCTGGTCGGCCGTGGTCTCCCTCATCGCGTATAAGCTGGTCGACATCGTCATCGGCCTGCGCGTACCGGAAGAAGAAGAGCGCGAAGGCCTCGATATCACCAGCCATGGCGAACAGGCATATCATGGCTAA